Part of the Yersinia hibernica genome, GACTTCATGCAGGATCAGGTGGGCAAAGTGTTTACCGGCATTATTGCCAGTGTCACCGGGTTTGGCTTCTTTGTGCGCTTGGATGATTTGTTCATTGATGGTCTGGTGCATGTCTCTAGCCTGGACAATGACTATTACCGCTATGACAATATCGGCCAGCGCTTAATTGGTGAGTCTTCAGGTCAGGTTTACCGCTTGGGCGATACCGTGGAGATCCGTGTGGAAGCGGTGCATATGGACGAGCGCAAAATCGATTTTGCTCTGGTCTCCAGTACGCGTAAGCCGCGCGGTGAGGGTAAAACCGCCCGTGATAAAGCCAAGCAAGCTGATGGTCAGCGCACTATGCGCGATACCTCTAGCCGTGGTGGTCGTGGCAGCTCTTCGAACCCATCACGCCGTGATGGCGCGCCAGCGGGCAGTGGGCAGAAACGGCCGCGTCGTGCTAAAAAGCCGGCCAATTTTGAGCCGGATAGTGCCTTCCGCCCGGCCGATGCTGCCGCTAAGCTAGATGAGAAAGCGCAGGCCGAGAAAAAAGCCAAAGCTAAGGCGAAAAGAGCCTCGGCCAAAACCAAGAAAATTGCCGCCGCCACCAAGGCGAAGCGGGCCAAGAAAAAAACCAGCAGCGGCCAGTAATGGCCCACTGCATGATTTAACCACTGAATTGTCGGGCGGCTGTGGTCGCCCGCACTAAAATTTAAACATTGGTCAGCAAATTATGTTGCCTGCCAACACATGTAAAAGAGCCTCATGAGCGAAATTATTTACGGCATTCATGCTGTTAAAGCCCTGTTAGACAATGATCCACAACGTTTTCTGGAAGTTTTTATTCTGAAAGGTCGTGACGATCGTCGCCTACAGCCATTGATTGCCGAACTGGAAGCGGCTGGTTTGGTGATTCAGGTTGCCAATCGTCAGTGGTTGGATGCGCAGGTAGAGGGCGGTGTCCATCAGGGCATCGTGGCGCGAGTCCGTGAAGGGCGTCAGTATCAGGAAAATGATTTGCCGGCACTGTTGGAAAGTGTGGAAACTCCTTTCCTGCTGGTGCTGGATGGGGTCACAGACCCACATAATTTAGGGGCCTGTTTACGTAGCGCAGATGCTGCCGGTGTCCACGCGGTCATCGTGCCGCGGGATCGCTCGGCTCAGCTCAATGCCATCGCCAAGAAAGTCGCCAGTGGTGCTGCTGAAAATGTGCCACTGATTAAAGTGACTAATTTGGCGCGCACGCTGCGGGTGTTGCAAGAGCACAATGTCTGGATTGTCGGGACTGCCGGTGAAGCAGACCACACGCTGTATCAGAGTAAAATGACCGGCCCAATGGCATTGGTGATGGGGGCCGAGGGTGAGGGGATGCGCCGTTTGACCCGCGAACATTGTGATGAGCTGATCAGCATTCCGATGGCGGGGAGTGTTTCTTCACTCAATGTGTCGGTTGCTACCGGTGTGTGTTTGTTTGAAGCGGTGCGCCAGCGAGCACTGAAAACCCAATAAGTTGTTCGTTGTATCAACAATTTTCTTAAAAAGCCAATATTTGCGGATATTGGCTTTTTGTTTTTTATTTTTAATCTTAAGGAATTCCAGGTTACTATCAGTGAGATAGAGTAGGTTAGTCTCTGTTTGTGATGAGTGCGTCAGCAAAAAAACCGGTCTGCACCATACTTAACCCTGATTTATGGATGCTGGTTTTGTAATGAGTACCGAAATGGAGGAAGGTATGGATTGGCAGACTCACTTGGTTTTCAATCAGCCAGAACCCTTATCGAACAGTAATTTATTTCTGTCTGATATGGCCTTACGGGAGGCTGTGATACGGGAACATGCTGGCTGGGATGGAGAAGATCTTGCTCGGTTCGGGCTACAACTCGGTTCACAAGAATCACTTGAATTAGGGCGACTGGCAAACACCAATCCGCCAGAATTATTGCGTTACAATGCGGCGGGGCAGCGGTTGGATCAGGTGCGATTTTATCCCGCCTGGTATGTGCTAATGCAAGAGTTGGTCAGCCACCGGGTGCATAATTTACCGTGGCAAGAAGATGCCCGAATGGGGTCTTTTGTCGCGCGCGCCGCGCGCTTTATCCTGCATGCTCAGGTCGAGGCCGGGACGTTATGCCCGATAACCATGACATTTGGCGCAATTCCACTGCTGCAACAAACCCTTCCCTCTCAATTCCACAGTTGGTTACCGCCACTGCTTTCAGACCGTTATGATTCCCATCAAGTTGCCGGCGGCCAGAAACGCGGCTTATTGATTGGTATGGGCATGACGGAAAAACAGGGCGGTTCCGATGTGTTAAGCAACAGCACCAGAGCTGAACCACTGGATGTTCGCGGCCATGGCGAGGCTTATCGTCTGGTCGGACACAAATGGTTTTTTTCGGTGCCACAAAGTGACGCGCATCTGGTACTCGCCCAAACGGAGGGCGGATTATCCTGTTTCTTTTTGCCGAAAATATTGCCGGATGGCAGCTATAACGCTATTCGATTGGAGCGCTTGAAAGAGAAACTCGGCAACCGCTCCAATGCCAGCAGTGAGGTCGAATTTGATAATGCCACCGCCTGGTTATTGGGGGCGGAGGGCGAGGGGATTCGCCAAATTCTAAAAATGGGCGGATATACCCGATTTGACTGCGCGCTGGGTAGCCATGGGCTGATGAGACGCGCTTTCTCCGTCGCGCTGTATCATGCCTGTCAGCGGCAGGCCTTTGGTAAATCATTGGTTAACCAGCCTTTAATGCGGCAAGTTCTCAGCCGCATGGCACTGCGCTTAGAGGGGCATACCGCGCTATTGATGCGCTTAGCCAGTGCATGGGAAAAAACGGGCGAGGTTGATGAGCAGATATTCAGCCGGCTGCTGACCCCGGCGGCGAAATATCGAGTCTGCGGCCTGGGCAGCGGATTCGTAGCCGAGGCGATGGAGGTGCTGGGCGGAATCGGCTATTGCGAACAGAGTGAGTTGCCGCGCATTTATCGTGAAATGCCGGTCAACAGTATTTGGGAAGGCTCCGGCAATATTATGTGCCTGGATGTGTTGCGCACATTACGTAAGCTGCCCGCCGCGCTAGACATGCTACAACAAGAGTTTTACCCCGTACGTGGGCAAAATCGGTTATTTGACCGCGCATGGCGGCAACTGCAACAGCGGCTGAAAAACCCGAAGGAAGAACAAGGGCGGGCGCTAACCCAGCAACTGTTTGATTTATGCTGCGCGGCGCAATTATTGCGTTTTGCTTCACCGCCATTAGTCGATGCCTGGTGCCGCATGACGCTAGACCATCGGGATCAATATATGTTGCCAGAAGCCGTTTGCGCGCGCTTGCTCGGCCGTGCCAGCGGAGAGCAATAAATCCCTTTTCTATTTATACAGCAGCGCATTGGCATACCAGATTCCGGGGTAAACACTGTCAGACATCATAATAATTAAGTAATAGGGCGCGCCGCTGGCATCAGCTTTGCGCTTGATTTCTGCCTCAATATCCATTGGGCTGCCAAATACCTGAGCCGAAATTGTGCCCACTTTTTGTAAGTTAAGGCTCTGTGCACGGGTAATTTCCTGGGCATAGGGCTGAGCCACTGGCGGCGGAACAGGAGTGACGTGAAAAGCGCTACAAGCCGAGAGCCCCAAGGTTATCAGTAGGAACAGCATGGCGCGTTTTATATTCATGTTGGCCTCTTTGTCAGCAGGGCCGTTACTGCAAAGCCCAGTGAGGAAGGGTAATATCTTGGAAGAAATTGGTTTAAGACTTTATCTCTCCATTTTGGCACACTGCAGCAAGTTTTTAAGCATATAAATCATTTTTTCCGTCGTTATGCTCGGCCTGATAAATAAAGGATTCTCGCCATGATTGAGATGTCGCTGGAAAATATTAATGGTATTGAGCTCATCCATGCGGCTCCCGCGGGTAAACGCGAGCAGCCGTTACCGACCATTTTCTTTTACCACGGCTACACCTCATCAAAAGAGGTTTATTCCTACTTTGCTTATGCTTTCGCCCAAGCCGGTTTTCGCACTATTGCACCGGATGCTGAGATGCATGGCGCGCGCTTTAATGGCGATGAAACTCAACGGTTGTCCCATTTCTGGGAGATCTTAAAAACAAATATTGATGAGCTACCCGCACTTCGCCAGCATTATCAACAAGCTGGATTGATTGATGGCGAGCGCATTGGGGTTGCGGGCGCGTCGATGGGCGGGATGACCACTCTGGGCGCTTTTGCCCGCTATCCATGGGTTAGGGTCGCGGCCAATTTTATGGGGTCAGGTTATTTTACTGCGCTGGCGCGCACTCTGTTCCCGCCATTGGAGGCCGGCCAACCAGTCAGTCCGGCAGAATTTGAGCGCCGTTTATCCCCTTTGGCTGATTACGAGCTTTCCCATCAGTTGGAAAAAATTGCCGACCGACCCTTGTTGGTTTGGCATGGCGAGGCGGATGATGTGGTGCCGGCGGCACAAAGTGCGCGGTTGGTGCAGGAGCTGAGAGCCAGTGGGCGAGATAACCACCTGACATATCTTACCGAGGCGGGCATCGGTCATAAAATCACTCCCACGGCTTTAGCGGCGGGCAGTCACTTTTTCAGCCAATATCTATAAAAAACCCCCGACAAGCGGGGGGAATGGCTATCTGGGCTTTCTTTTTATCGGTGTTTCTCTGGTGTTGTATTTATCTATTGAATCTTAGCGATAGAGCACGGCATTAACATGTATGGAGCTGTTGTCGCCCGGTTCATGCATGGCAATTATCTGATAAGAACTTGCACCGCGCTCATCGGCTAATTTGCTGATTTGCGCTGTGGCGTCATCAGGTGAAACCACATTGTGGCCCAGTGACAGCGCCCCGATACTGACGCGCTGTTGCTGCATAGCTTGCTGGGCGGTTATTTCATTGGCGGCGAACGCACTGCTTGATACGGCCAAGCCGAGTACGGCTGCGATGGCGAGTGTATGTTTCATAGGTGGCTCCAATATCTTATTTATATACTTTGAATAAGTTGTCTATCTGCTGCGCCGCTTGTTTGCGGTGGATGTAAATAATTCTAGTCGCTTTTAGACATTTAAAAATAGGTGATAATTGATTCACTTTGTCAAAAAAAATGAATGATATTTATGTGGAGTTAATGATTTTATTGAAAGATTTCGCAGACTAATGGTTTTACATCCATTGGTTACTTAATGAACAAAAAGTGCGATTTTAGTGCAGTAATAGTAAGAACAAGAATAAATCCCCGGCAGTCCTTGAGTTTCGAGCCGCCCGCAAGTATAGTTACGCGTCATTTTTCAGCCGCACACAAATACGTTCCTTGCCTCCATGGGCCGCGGTTGACCCTATCAGGAGGCTGAATAATCCGTAAGGAGCAATAATCGATGCGTCATTACGAAATCGTTTTTATGGTCCATCCTGACCAAAGCGAACAGGTTCCGGGCATGATCGAGCGCTATAGTGCAACTATCACTAATGCTGCTGGTACGATCCACCGTCTGGAAGACTGGGGCCGCCGTCAACTGGCTTACCCGATCAACAAACTGCACAAAGCTCACTACGTTCTGCTGAACGTTGAAGCTCCGCAGGAAGCGATCGATGAGCTGGAAACAAACTTCCGCTTCAACGACGCCGTTATCCGTAGCATGGTTATGCGCGTTAAACACGCGGTAACTGAAGCATCACCAATGGTTAAAGCGAAAGACGAACGCCGTGAGCGTCACGACTTCGCGTCTGATGCCAATGATGATTCTGAAGCTGGGGATTCTGAAGAGTAATTGCCGTGGTGACCACTAATCGTCTGGTACTCTCTGGCACTGTGTGCAAGATACCGGTTCGAAAAGTTAGTCCTTCTGGCATTCCGCATTGTCAATTTGTGCTTGAGCACCGATCAACACAGCAGGAAGCCGGATTTAGCCGACAGACATGGTGCAGAATGCCCATCATCGTCAGCGGGCAAAAGTCACAAGCATTAACTCACAGTATAACGGTCGGCAGTCAGTTAACCGTTGAAGGCTTCATTAGCTGCCATCAAGGCCGCAATGGGCTAAACAAATTGGTTCTGCATGCCGAGCAGATTGAATTTATAGATTCTGGAGACTAGCCAAATGGCACGTTATTTCCGTCGTCGCAAGTTCTGCCGTTTTACCGCGGAAGGCGTTGTAGAGATTGATTATAAAGATATCGCTACGCTGAAAAACTATATCACTGAAAGTGGTAAAATTGTCCCGAGCCGTATTACCGGTACTCGCGCAAAATACCAGCGTCAGCTCGCCCGTTGTATCAAGCGCGCACGCTACCTGTCTTTGTTGCCGTACACTGATCGTCATCAGTAATCGGCCACTGTCCATTAACGACTTTGAGAGGATAAGGTAATGCAAGTTATTCTGCTTGATAAAGTAGCAAACCTGGGCAGCCTGGGTGACCAAGTGAACGTTAAAGCGGGCTACGCTCGTAACTTCCTGGTTCCACAAGGTAAAGCTGTTCCGGCAACCAAGAAAAACGTAGAGTTCTTTGAAGCACGCCGCGCAGAATTGGAAGCCAAATTGGCTGGCGTTCTGGCTGCTGCTGAAGCTCGCGCAACCAAAATTAACGAACTGGTCAGTGTCACTATCGCTTCTAAAGCAGGCGATGAAGGCAAACTGTTCGGCTCTATCGGTACTCGCGACATCGCTGATGCAGTCACTGCAGCTGGCGTTGAAGTGGCCAAGAGCGAAGTTCGTCTGCCGAATGGCGTTCTGCGTACTACAGGTGATCATGAAGTTCACTTCCAAGTACACAGCGACGTGTTCGCGCAACTGAACGTGATCGTGGTTCCAGAAGCGTAAGTTACGCGGCTGTTACCTGCTAAAACGCCAGCCTCGTGCTGGCGTTTTGCTTTCTGGCACAGGAAAAAGCATCAGAAAGTTGGGGCCGAGGGCAGAATATCAAATTTACATTGCTCCGCAGCAACCCCTGAACATTGATACATTTCAAAAAGAGGCGTTTGTTGATATTTCCAATGTGGTTTCCCACTGATGGATACACGCCAAGTTTTATTGCCGTAATACATATCTAACTGCCAACCATCGGCTTGCAAGTTATAGATACATTTTTGAAATTTCCCCTGTTCGATGGCGTTACTCTCCAGACTTTCTTGATCGATACTGATAAGCGCTTCACTAAAATCTTTAATCGCTGTTTTGTTCTGCGGTATTGAGCCCTGCACAATACCTTGCCACTCCTCACCGCCTGCGGTCTCGGCTGTGTAAAATAGCCCTACTTGCTTGATGGCATCCAGTGCGGGGCAATGATGGGCGAGTGCGGCAAAAGGGGGAAAGAATAGGAACAAAAAAGCTAATTTACATTTCATAATCACTCCCTGATAAATGAGGTTATGGGGTTATGGGGTTATGGATGGTGTTAACCATCCACAAAACAACCTAATTCGGAAGCGGCGGGGTAACAATATCAAAGAAGATCAGGCGGTAA contains:
- the rlmB gene encoding 23S rRNA (guanosine(2251)-2'-O)-methyltransferase RlmB; this translates as MSEIIYGIHAVKALLDNDPQRFLEVFILKGRDDRRLQPLIAELEAAGLVIQVANRQWLDAQVEGGVHQGIVARVREGRQYQENDLPALLESVETPFLLVLDGVTDPHNLGACLRSADAAGVHAVIVPRDRSAQLNAIAKKVASGAAENVPLIKVTNLARTLRVLQEHNVWIVGTAGEADHTLYQSKMTGPMALVMGAEGEGMRRLTREHCDELISIPMAGSVSSLNVSVATGVCLFEAVRQRALKTQ
- a CDS encoding isovaleryl-CoA dehydrogenase codes for the protein MEEGMDWQTHLVFNQPEPLSNSNLFLSDMALREAVIREHAGWDGEDLARFGLQLGSQESLELGRLANTNPPELLRYNAAGQRLDQVRFYPAWYVLMQELVSHRVHNLPWQEDARMGSFVARAARFILHAQVEAGTLCPITMTFGAIPLLQQTLPSQFHSWLPPLLSDRYDSHQVAGGQKRGLLIGMGMTEKQGGSDVLSNSTRAEPLDVRGHGEAYRLVGHKWFFSVPQSDAHLVLAQTEGGLSCFFLPKILPDGSYNAIRLERLKEKLGNRSNASSEVEFDNATAWLLGAEGEGIRQILKMGGYTRFDCALGSHGLMRRAFSVALYHACQRQAFGKSLVNQPLMRQVLSRMALRLEGHTALLMRLASAWEKTGEVDEQIFSRLLTPAAKYRVCGLGSGFVAEAMEVLGGIGYCEQSELPRIYREMPVNSIWEGSGNIMCLDVLRTLRKLPAALDMLQQEFYPVRGQNRLFDRAWRQLQQRLKNPKEEQGRALTQQLFDLCCAAQLLRFASPPLVDAWCRMTLDHRDQYMLPEAVCARLLGRASGEQ
- the bsmA gene encoding biofilm peroxide resistance protein BsmA, producing the protein MNIKRAMLFLLITLGLSACSAFHVTPVPPPVAQPYAQEITRAQSLNLQKVGTISAQVFGSPMDIEAEIKRKADASGAPYYLIIMMSDSVYPGIWYANALLYK
- the yjfP gene encoding esterase yields the protein MIEMSLENINGIELIHAAPAGKREQPLPTIFFYHGYTSSKEVYSYFAYAFAQAGFRTIAPDAEMHGARFNGDETQRLSHFWEILKTNIDELPALRQHYQQAGLIDGERIGVAGASMGGMTTLGAFARYPWVRVAANFMGSGYFTALARTLFPPLEAGQPVSPAEFERRLSPLADYELSHQLEKIADRPLLVWHGEADDVVPAAQSARLVQELRASGRDNHLTYLTEAGIGHKITPTALAAGSHFFSQYL
- a CDS encoding DUF1471 domain-containing protein, with the translated sequence MKHTLAIAAVLGLAVSSSAFAANEITAQQAMQQQRVSIGALSLGHNVVSPDDATAQISKLADERGASSYQIIAMHEPGDNSSIHVNAVLYR
- the rpsF gene encoding 30S ribosomal protein S6; this encodes MRHYEIVFMVHPDQSEQVPGMIERYSATITNAAGTIHRLEDWGRRQLAYPINKLHKAHYVLLNVEAPQEAIDELETNFRFNDAVIRSMVMRVKHAVTEASPMVKAKDERRERHDFASDANDDSEAGDSEE
- the priB gene encoding primosomal replication protein N — its product is MTTNRLVLSGTVCKIPVRKVSPSGIPHCQFVLEHRSTQQEAGFSRQTWCRMPIIVSGQKSQALTHSITVGSQLTVEGFISCHQGRNGLNKLVLHAEQIEFIDSGD
- the rpsR gene encoding 30S ribosomal protein S18, yielding MARYFRRRKFCRFTAEGVVEIDYKDIATLKNYITESGKIVPSRITGTRAKYQRQLARCIKRARYLSLLPYTDRHQ
- the rplI gene encoding 50S ribosomal protein L9, with the protein product MQVILLDKVANLGSLGDQVNVKAGYARNFLVPQGKAVPATKKNVEFFEARRAELEAKLAGVLAAAEARATKINELVSVTIASKAGDEGKLFGSIGTRDIADAVTAAGVEVAKSEVRLPNGVLRTTGDHEVHFQVHSDVFAQLNVIVVPEA
- a CDS encoding DUF3757 domain-containing protein, with product MKCKLAFLFLFFPPFAALAHHCPALDAIKQVGLFYTAETAGGEEWQGIVQGSIPQNKTAIKDFSEALISIDQESLESNAIEQGKFQKCIYNLQADGWQLDMYYGNKTWRVSISGKPHWKYQQTPLFEMYQCSGVAAEQCKFDILPSAPTF